From the Desulfobotulus mexicanus genome, the window GCCGCTGCGGTGTTGCCGTCGATGGTCATGAGCTTTTTTTCTTTTGCTGCCATGATGTCTCCTTCAAGGGTTATGCCGTGGGTTGCACGGCTTCATGGATAAAGCTTGTGGCTTGTTCAAAACAGATAAGGGCATTGGAGATTTTCCTTCAGCCCATTCCTTTAAATGCAAAGAAGCTTAAAGAAACTACGCCTGCGGTTACCAGCCCGATGGCTGTGTCCCGGAAAGGGCCTGGAACCCGCATCTGGAAAAGTCTTTCCCGGATGCCCGCAAAGAGGGTGAGGGCCAGACCGAAACCCACGGCATAGGCTGTGGATGCCACCAGGGTTTCAATAAAGGTGTATTCCGCACTGATGGCCAGCAGACAGGCCCCCATTACGGCGCAGTTGGTGGTGATAAGGGGGAGAAAGATGCCCAGACCCGCATAAAGGCCGGGGGCACTTTTTTTAAGGAACATTTCCACAAACTGCACCAGTGAGGCAATTATGAGGATAAAGGCAATGGTACGCAGAAAGGTGATGCCCATGGGTGCCAGCAGCCAGTGTTCCACCATCCATGTTACGGAACCGGCCATGACCAGAACAAATAGAACGGCCATGGACATGCCCACAGCTGTTTCCATTGCCTTGGAAGTGCCCATGAAGGGGCAGATGCCAAGATACTGGGTGAGAACAATGTTGTTGATAAGAATGCAGGTAATGGCCAGGAGGATATAGGTTTCCATGGTTCGCTCCTATCGGCGCTGGCTGATGAGGTTCATGAGTCCCAGAAGAATACCGAGTCCTATAAAGGCACCGGGCGCTTCCACAAGAAATGTGAGGGGCTGGTATCCGGGACCGAAAATACTGTGTCCCAGCAGGGTTCCGTTTCCAAAGGCTTCCCGAAGAGCGCCAAGGGCAGCCAGTGAAAGGGTGAATCCGATGCCTATACCAAGGCCGTCGGCCAGGGATGGGAGGACGCTGTTTTTGCTGGCAAAGGCTTCGGCCCTTCCCAGAACAACACAGTTCACGACAATGAGGGGAATGAAAATTCCAAGCTTCTGGTATAAAGGATAGGTGAAGGCCTGCATGAGCATATCCACAATGGTGACAAAGGTTGCTATCACAAGAATGTAGCAGGCAATGCGCACTTTGGGTGGAATCTGATTTCTCAGAATGGAGATCAGCACATTGGAGCAGACCAGCACAAAGGTGGTGGCAAGGCCCATGCCGATGCCGTTTTCAACGGTCATGGTAACGGCCAGTACGGGGCAGAGTCCAAGGACCAGACGGAAGGGCGGAATTTCTTCCCACAGTCCCTTGAGGAACTCTTTATGCAAAGGACGCGGCATTTATTCCTCCTTTTCCGTTTTGGAAGATTCGAGTTCGGGTTTGAGGCGAAGGTAGGCCGAAGAAGCCCGTTCCACTGCCTGAACCACCGCACGGGCTGTGATGGTGGCACCACTTATGCTGTCTAAGCTTCCACCGTCTAAGCGGAGGCTTTCCGGTGATCCGGCTTTTTTACCCTTAAACTGACGGGTGAAGGACGGGTCATCCTTGGCCCTTGATCCTATGCCCGGTGTTTCGCTGTGGGTAGTTACACCCGCACCCATCAGGGTATCGTCCTTCAGGCTGAAGCCCACCATCACATGAACATCTCCGGAATAGCCCTGTGCCCTGTCTTCCAGCACCATGATGCTTTGATTGTTCACTTTGCCTGGAAAAATGAGATAGTCACGATTGCCGTCATTTAAGGTGAACCGATCGGCAATGGGGTCGTTTTCCGTGCCTTCAAGAATCTGCCGGATAACCGGCGCTTTTTCATTGGCAAGTTTCTGTCTTTCAATGGGGTCTTTGGTCCACTGCTGAACTCCCGCCAGCACTCCGCCGGAGACGGCACTGAGGATGGCAAGGGTGACCACCATACGTATCATTTCTCCCATGAGGACCTCCCCAGGGCTTTGGGCCGCATCCGGTCCAGGATGGGCGTAAGAAGATTCATCAGGAGAACGGCAAAGACAGCACCGTCTCCATAAACACCCAGATTACGGATGATGATTACCAGTGCACCGCCGCCAAGGCCAAAGATAAGCATGGGTATGGGCAGTACCGGAGATCCTGCATCCTCAGGCATGAGAAAAAAGGCCACCAGAAGGGTGCTGCCCGTGAGCAGATGGAAGAGGGGACCTGCATAAAGGGCAGGATTCATCAGGTGAAAAGCTGTGGCCGTAAGAAGAATACCTGCAAGGAAGGAAAGGCAGATTTCCCAGCGTGAAATGCCGGTGAGCATGAGAAAGATGCCCCCGATCAGAAGCCCTGCGGCACAGCCTGTTCCGATATAGGCAATTTCCCTGCCCATAAAAAGATCGGCCATGTTAAAGCGGAAGGCTGCTTCAGCTCCCATGGCCTTTACTTCAACGAGGGGCCAGATGGCCGGAAAATTAAGGGTGTAATTGAGAAAGGTCCGATCCAGATCATAGAGGTGGGGCCAGGATATGAGAAGAAGGGCTGTGACCAGAGCCGCAGGATTAAAGGGATGGGTGCCCGTGCCTCCATATATTTCCCGGCCAAGGCCTACGGCAAGGCCCGTTGCACAGACCACAGCCCACCATGGCATGGCCATGGGCATGAGCATGGCAATGAGAAGGCCGGTCAGGGCAGCACCGCCGTCTTTTGCGGAAGAGGGCTTTCTGCTTATTAACTGAAAAAGCACTTCCCAGATCATGGCTGAGCCTACGGCCATGAGAAGCACTGCAAGGGCAGGCATGCCAAAGCGCAGAATCGTTGGGACTATGGCAGGAAGGGCTGCTGCCATGATGATGAGGTGCCGGATGGAAATACTCTGTCCGCAGTGCATGAACGGTGCATGCCCCACGGTGAACCGGGTTGCGGAAGACATCATTCTGCCACCTCCTGATTCTGCGCTTCTTCGGCCAGATAGCGTCGGTGTTCGTATTTGGCCAATTGAATATACTGGAAAATGGGAATGCGTCCGGGGCATACAAAGCTGCACAGGCCGCAGTCGATGCAGCTCATAAGGTCAAAGGATTCCGCTGCTTCCCCATAATGGCCAGCTTCCAGAACCCGCAGAAGAAGATTCACAGGAACCCGTGCCGGACAGATGCGGTTGCAGGCACCGCAGTTGAGGCAGGATGGGGTCTGTGAAGGAACACCCTTTTCTGCTGCCTGAACGAGGAGGGTATCCGTGTCCGGACATATGGGGAAGTCATCGGTATATACGGCATAGCCTGTCATGGGGCCGCCCAGAATCAGTCTGTCTCCGTATTCGGCCTTAAGTCCCAGATGTTCCAGTACCTTTGAAACAGGCGTTCCGATGCAAACGGAAATCAGATGGCCAATGCCGTCCTTTCCCATGACCTGCACCAGTTTCTGCATGGGAGGAACGCCCGTTGCGTAGAGAGTTCCCATGGCAGCCAGGGCTTCGGCCTGCAGGACAAGGGTTCCTGCTTCCATGAGGGGTGCTTCCGCAGGGGCTTCTTCTCCTGTCACAGTGCGGTGGAGGAGGCGGGGAGAAGCTGCCGGATAAACCGGTGCAACTCCGTGCACGCGGCATCCCTTGAGCTTGTTCCATTCCTGCTGCTGGCCTTCCACCACCATAAGGTGGGCTGAAGCCGAAGGCCATGTACTGCGAATCCATTCCAGTCCGGCTTCAAGATCTTTTTGTCTTGTCTTAAGTACGTACTGGTTGTTGGTGGCCAGAACATCGGAGCCAAGCCCGTTGATAATAACCCTCAGGGGCGGATTTTGGGGCAGCTCAGGTTTGCCGGGAAGTGCAGGAGCTGCCCGGAACATGTCGCTGCGCTGAAAACTTTCCGCCTGAGGGGGGGAGTCCGTTTCTCCTGCTTCTATGGTGAGGGTCATATAGACACGTCCATAGTCTCCCACATAGGGGGTCATGCCTGTCACGGTGCCGGAGATGGGGGATATGACGGCATGGCCTTTGTCAAAAAGTTCAAGGAGTTGTCCCTTTGATACGACATCGCCTTTTTTAAGTTTAAATTCCTTGCCCGGAATCTGCTTGAGTCGCAGAAGGGCTTCCCTGCCACCAATGCCATGGCCCAGAGTCTGATCCGAAAGAAGGGTGACGCTCTGCGGGACGGGCAGAGGGTCCAGGTCAGGGGGAGTTGGTGGCAGCAGTGCATACCTGAGCCGGGAAGAACCAAGGGTAAGCAGTCGGTTAACAATCATAAGAATCTCCTGGTGCAGATGTGTATGTCCCTTGCAGGGGCATGGGGATGTGGCATCTGATATCAGCGGCTATGACAGGCTGCACAATCCACGGGCCCTGCCTGCTCATCTTCATGGCACTGGATGCACTGGTCGTGGAGGGCATCCATGTAGGAAAGCATAAAGGGATCTTCAGAATCTTTTTCGTGGCAGACAAGGCAGGAAAAGGTGTCATCCCCGTAATCCAGGTTGTGATGACAGCTTGCACAGTCCAGTCCGTAATCTTCAGAATGGATCTGATGGTCAAAAAGAACATTGCCTGCCTTTCCTTCAAAAAGTATACGTACGGGTTCCATGGGAGGCTGGGCCGGAAAGAGGGTGTAGGCCCCGAAACCCAGCAGAGAAAGCACAATGGCTATGGCCAGAAGCTTTTTTGGTGGTAAATGCTGCATGGTAATCCGCCTTTTGTATCCGTAAGTTCATAAGAATGTGCAGGGCTATGACCGATACTTACCGGTTGACAGACAAAGGGGGCCGGTGTGACTGTACGCAGCCCCGATGGGAGAGAGATATCGGGGCTGTTTGTACAGGAGGTTCAGGCAGCCTGCTTGATGGAATTGTTTAGCAATATGAATGCCATATTGTTTATATGGTTGTTTTTATTTGAATTGATTCGTTTTTGTCTTCGGTCTGACGGGGCGGTTCTGTGGGATTGTCCGAAAAAGCGGACTGTTCCGGACCTTTGATGCGTTTTAAAATTTTTGGTCCATATGCCGGAGAGCGGGCCAGTCTGGAACTGATGTGGCGTATGGTAAAAAATGCCAGTGCAAGGGACAGTAGACCGGCACAGGCAGCTAAGGCATCGGCCGGCAGGTGCAGCCTGCTGGCGGCATGGTGGGCGGTAAGTGCAGCACTTACAAAAAAGACAACGGGCGAGACATAAAGAAGGGCCATGACCCTTACAAACTCGCTGTTTCCTATGCCCACAAGAACCTTGTCTCCTGCTCTGAGACCGGGAAGGGTTTTGACCTCTATCTCCATGCTTGCCGGATCTACGGAACAGACACTTCTGGCTTTACAGGCGGCACAGGCTTCGGGTCTGCAGGCCTGAATTCGGGTGTTTTCTCCTGATGTGAAGGTGACGATGGCCTCTGTTGTTCGCATGACAGCTCCTCACTGAAGGTGGTTTGATACATCTCTTTTAATGATAAAAGCAAAAAACAGGCCAGATTTAATTTTTGACGGATGGGACAGCTCGTCGCAGGCGTAAGGCCTGCGTCTGTGAGTCTTTTTACGGTCCCTGTTTTGCAGGGGCATCCTTTACGGGTGCCCGGCTACAAGCGTAAAACATGGTTGTTTAATTTCAAAGGCTTAGGCTTGCTATGGCTGAAAGATAATGATAATCAAAAAAATATTGGTGAAGCCTTTTTGGGAATGGATCAAAGGTCAAAGCTTTTGAATACATGGCATGAATCTTGTAATGTTATTTGCAGGACAAAGGGACGCTTGCGGAAGACGAAAGAGTAAGAACGGGTATTTTGGAAAAAAGATACGCTTTCCTTCATTAATATATAGAGTTTTGTACCTTGCGTCTGCTTTTTTATATAAAAAATACTGTCCGGAAAACAGGACGGCTTTTGGAGCAAGATCTGTACAGATTCCCGCACCTGCGGGTTCCACGAATCCAGAAGGAGAAAATTTGCAATGAATATCCTGATTTCTGTACTGGCCCTGAGCGGACTGGGTGCCCTTATCGGTCTTTTGCTGGCCATTGCTGACAAATGGCTTTATGTGGAGGAAGATCCCCGCATTGATCTGGTGGAAGGTGTGCTTCCCGCAGGTCAGTGCGGTGCCTGCGGTTATGCGGGATGTCGGCAGTATGCGGAAAAGGTGGTGCTTGAGCCCCGCGTTTCTCCGGCTCTCTGCACGCCGGGGGGGGCTGATGTGGCCCGTGAAGTGGCCCGCATCAGTGGTAAGGAAGCCGAAGAAATGCTTGCTGCCAAAGCTGTGGTTGCCTGTGGTGGTGGAAATGTGGAGGGATGCCATTCCCTGTTTACTTATCAGGGTATTTCCGACTGCCGTGCAGCTTCTTTGCTGACGGAAGGGGAGAAGGCCTGTAAATGGGGGTGCCTTGGCCTTGGAAGCTGTGTTTCAGTTTGTCCTGAAAATGCTATCCTTGTCAATGCGCGTGGTGTTGCTGAAGTGGATAAGGAAGCCTGCATCGGATGCGGTATCTGTGTCCGGGCCTGCCCCAAGGATGTGATTGTCATGGTTCCGGAAACGGCAAAAACCATGATTTTCTGCAAAAATCCGGACAAGGGCGGAGAAACTAAAAAAGCCTGTGACTTTGGTTGCATCGGCTGCCGTCTCTGCACCAAAGCCTGCCCCCACGGAGCCGTTGCCATGGCAGGCAATCTCCCGGAAATAGATTACGCCAGATGCGCCGTCTGCCCTGAGCCTGTATGCCTTGGGGTGAAATGCAAGCCGGGTTGTTTTCTGCCCGTTTCCGGTATCCGGCCTGGGGAAATATCAGAAGCTCAGGCTGCCTGATGACTTAGGCTATTTCCTAAAATAGAAATACCTTTTGTCCCCCCCCTCTCCCTCCGGGCGGTGGCTGAGGCTCTCGAAGCGAGGGGGTCGGGGTGAGGCAGCCCTGTCCACGGTTTTTTTATACGGGAATCCGTTTGGGTTTGATCACCCAGCCGGATTCTTTTTTTTCTATTTTCAGATCAAACATAACCGGCAGTGTCTGCATCAGAGGTCTTCCAAAGAGAAGATCCGTCATTTTTGCCATCTCCGGTTTTTTTTCATGCATGACCTCCCGTATGTGTCTGTCATACAAAATGATTTCTCCGAGTTTCCGGACACTTTCCTCGTCGGCACCTTTTTTTCCCTCTATGGTTTCAACAAGGCTGCGGATGGTATCATAGCCGCAGCGCTTTTCATGGTCTTCAATGAGATCCCAGAGACCTTCAACACCGCCGAAAATATCTTTGCGGGTAAGCCGGTCTTCCTGATAGCGGGCCAGCAGGGCACGGGTGTCCCAGCATTTCAGCAGTCTGCATTCCACAGGACGGGTTTCATAAACATCACAGGCGTCCCCTTTTTCAGAAAGATGGATACAGGCCCAGTCCCTGTTGCTGTCCGGCTGGATTTTGATGATTTCTTCTTCCAGTATGATTTTTTTGTTTTCCACCGGGTCCATGCCAATCTCGCCTTTTCTAAGGGTAAAAAGGCCGCTTGCAGGCAGTTTGCCCTGCATGATGAGAAACTTGTCTTCAATGTGCAGGGCGGGTCCGCCTTTGCGGCAACATTCGCCGCACTGGGTACAGGATGTCTGCATGGTCACTCCTTTTGCTTGTAAGTCTGCTATACTGACTGCGTCTGCAGTGCAGGGTCTGGTCTGAAAGAATGTCTGGCAAAGATCTTTTTTTATCAATGCCCTTGCCTGCTGGATCTAGCCGAAAGAGGCGCAAGTGTCAAAGTGTTCCGCATCGTAAAAATCATTCACAGGGGAAGGCCCTGCGCCTGCCCGTGAAATACGCAACCCAACACCTTATCCTTGCAATCCCAATGGGGGTGGCTTAATATTTGATGTTGGTCTTGTACATGGAAAGTCTCCCTTTATAGAGCTTTGAGCGGTTCTGGAAGGGAGACTTTTTTTATATTCAAGAGTTTAAGGAATTTCTGATGTCTGGGCTGAAATAAAGGCATGGGCATGTAATGGAGATGAGATGATGAAAAAACTGCCCGTCGGAATCAGTAATTTAAGGGAGATCATTGGGAATGGATATGCCTATGTGGATAAATCTATGTTCGTGCATGATCTTGAAGAAACAGGCAAATATTATTTTCTTTCCAGACCAAGGCGCTTTGGTAAATCCTTGATGGTAGATACATTAAAAGAAGCCTTTGA encodes:
- a CDS encoding cytochrome c3 family protein, whose protein sequence is MQHLPPKKLLAIAIVLSLLGFGAYTLFPAQPPMEPVRILFEGKAGNVLFDHQIHSEDYGLDCASCHHNLDYGDDTFSCLVCHEKDSEDPFMLSYMDALHDQCIQCHEDEQAGPVDCAACHSR
- a CDS encoding RnfABCDGE type electron transport complex subunit D, which codes for MMSSATRFTVGHAPFMHCGQSISIRHLIIMAAALPAIVPTILRFGMPALAVLLMAVGSAMIWEVLFQLISRKPSSAKDGGAALTGLLIAMLMPMAMPWWAVVCATGLAVGLGREIYGGTGTHPFNPAALVTALLLISWPHLYDLDRTFLNYTLNFPAIWPLVEVKAMGAEAAFRFNMADLFMGREIAYIGTGCAAGLLIGGIFLMLTGISRWEICLSFLAGILLTATAFHLMNPALYAGPLFHLLTGSTLLVAFFLMPEDAGSPVLPIPMLIFGLGGGALVIIIRNLGVYGDGAVFAVLLMNLLTPILDRMRPKALGRSSWEK
- the rnfG gene encoding RnfABCDGE type electron transport complex subunit G → MGEMIRMVVTLAILSAVSGGVLAGVQQWTKDPIERQKLANEKAPVIRQILEGTENDPIADRFTLNDGNRDYLIFPGKVNNQSIMVLEDRAQGYSGDVHVMVGFSLKDDTLMGAGVTTHSETPGIGSRAKDDPSFTRQFKGKKAGSPESLRLDGGSLDSISGATITARAVVQAVERASSAYLRLKPELESSKTEKEE
- a CDS encoding electron transport complex protein RnfA, with product METYILLAITCILINNIVLTQYLGICPFMGTSKAMETAVGMSMAVLFVLVMAGSVTWMVEHWLLAPMGITFLRTIAFILIIASLVQFVEMFLKKSAPGLYAGLGIFLPLITTNCAVMGACLLAISAEYTFIETLVASTAYAVGFGLALTLFAGIRERLFQMRVPGPFRDTAIGLVTAGVVSLSFFAFKGMG
- a CDS encoding YkgJ family cysteine cluster protein — its product is MQTSCTQCGECCRKGGPALHIEDKFLIMQGKLPASGLFTLRKGEIGMDPVENKKIILEEEIIKIQPDSNRDWACIHLSEKGDACDVYETRPVECRLLKCWDTRALLARYQEDRLTRKDIFGGVEGLWDLIEDHEKRCGYDTIRSLVETIEGKKGADEESVRKLGEIILYDRHIREVMHEKKPEMAKMTDLLFGRPLMQTLPVMFDLKIEKKESGWVIKPKRIPV
- a CDS encoding RnfABCDGE type electron transport complex subunit B encodes the protein MNILISVLALSGLGALIGLLLAIADKWLYVEEDPRIDLVEGVLPAGQCGACGYAGCRQYAEKVVLEPRVSPALCTPGGADVAREVARISGKEAEEMLAAKAVVACGGGNVEGCHSLFTYQGISDCRAASLLTEGEKACKWGCLGLGSCVSVCPENAILVNARGVAEVDKEACIGCGICVRACPKDVIVMVPETAKTMIFCKNPDKGGETKKACDFGCIGCRLCTKACPHGAVAMAGNLPEIDYARCAVCPEPVCLGVKCKPGCFLPVSGIRPGEISEAQAA
- a CDS encoding SoxR reducing system RseC family protein; this encodes MRTTEAIVTFTSGENTRIQACRPEACAACKARSVCSVDPASMEIEVKTLPGLRAGDKVLVGIGNSEFVRVMALLYVSPVVFFVSAALTAHHAASRLHLPADALAACAGLLSLALAFFTIRHISSRLARSPAYGPKILKRIKGPEQSAFSDNPTEPPRQTEDKNESIQIKTTI
- the rsxE gene encoding electron transport complex subunit RsxE, with protein sequence MPRPLHKEFLKGLWEEIPPFRLVLGLCPVLAVTMTVENGIGMGLATTFVLVCSNVLISILRNQIPPKVRIACYILVIATFVTIVDMLMQAFTYPLYQKLGIFIPLIVVNCVVLGRAEAFASKNSVLPSLADGLGIGIGFTLSLAALGALREAFGNGTLLGHSIFGPGYQPLTFLVEAPGAFIGLGILLGLMNLISQRR
- a CDS encoding 4Fe-4S dicluster domain-containing protein, producing the protein MIVNRLLTLGSSRLRYALLPPTPPDLDPLPVPQSVTLLSDQTLGHGIGGREALLRLKQIPGKEFKLKKGDVVSKGQLLELFDKGHAVISPISGTVTGMTPYVGDYGRVYMTLTIEAGETDSPPQAESFQRSDMFRAAPALPGKPELPQNPPLRVIINGLGSDVLATNNQYVLKTRQKDLEAGLEWIRSTWPSASAHLMVVEGQQQEWNKLKGCRVHGVAPVYPAASPRLLHRTVTGEEAPAEAPLMEAGTLVLQAEALAAMGTLYATGVPPMQKLVQVMGKDGIGHLISVCIGTPVSKVLEHLGLKAEYGDRLILGGPMTGYAVYTDDFPICPDTDTLLVQAAEKGVPSQTPSCLNCGACNRICPARVPVNLLLRVLEAGHYGEAAESFDLMSCIDCGLCSFVCPGRIPIFQYIQLAKYEHRRYLAEEAQNQEVAE